In Cryptococcus neoformans var. grubii H99 chromosome 9, complete sequence, a genomic segment contains:
- a CDS encoding ATP-dependent RNA helicase DBP5 translates to MSDAQAPPASTSWADMVDEDEKQKQEQNMSNQNDGWGETATETSAPAPPPASAPASSNNNEGWGEAAPNAPADNGWGDAGASNGGNGSNNNDGWFDAPVPPSSRPPRKEASDIQLQDDTEGLINNTFQVEIKLADLQGDPNSPLYSVQSFKELNLHEDLMKGIIAAGFQKPSKIQEKALPLLLSNPPRNLIGQSQSGTGKTAAFTLNMLSRVDPTIPTPQAICIAPSRELARQIQEVVDQMGQFTQVGTFLAIPGSWSRNARIDKQILIGTPGTLVDMLMRGSRILDPRMVRVLVLDEADELIAQQGLGEQTFRIKQLLSPNVQNVLFSATFNDDVQEFADRFAPEANKIFLRKEDITVDAIRQLYLECDSEDQKYEALSALYDCLVIGQSIVFCKRKVTADHIAERLISEGHAVASLHGDKLSQERDAILDGFRNGETKVLITTNVIARGIDIPAVNMVVNYDVPDLGPGGGGPDIETYIHRIGRTGRFGRKGCSVIFTHDYRSKSDVERIMNTLGKPMKRIDARSTTDIEQLEKALKLAMKGPA, encoded by the exons ATGAGCGACGCACAGGCCCCTCCTGCCTCGACCTCGTGGGCTGATATggtcgatgaagatgaaaagcaAAAAC AGGAACAAAACATGAGCAATCAAAACGACG GATGGGGAGAAACTGCGACCGAAACCAGTGcccctgctcctcctcctgcttccGCACCCGCCAGCAGCAATAACAACGAGGGCTGGGGTGAAGCAGCCCCCAATGCCCCTGCAGATAACGGATGGGGTGATGCTGGAGCTTCCAATGGCGGTAACGGTTCGAACAACAATGACGGGTGGTTCGATGCCCCCGTGCCTCCGTCTTCTCGACCTCCAAGGAAGGAGGCTTCCGACATCCAATTGCAAGACGACACTGAAGGTTTGATTAACAACACCTTCCAGGTCGAG ATCAAACTTGCCGATCTCCAAGGGGACCCCAACTCCCCTCTTTACTCTGTCCAATCTTTCAAAGAGCTTAACCT CCACGAGGATCTCATGAAGGGTATCATTGCCGCTGGTTTCCAAAAACCTTCCAAGATTCAAGAGAAGGCTCTTcctttgcttctctccaatcC TCCTCGAAACCTCATCGGACAAAGTCAGTCCGGTACTGGTAAGACTGCTGCCTTTACCCTCAACATGTTGAGCCGAGTCGATCCTACCATCCCCACCCCTCAA GCCATCTGTATCGCTCCTTCCCGAGAACTTGCCCGTCAGATTCAAGAAGTTGTCGACCAAATGGGTCAATTCACTCAAGTCGGCactttccttgccatccctgGCTCTTGGTCTCGTAATGCCCGAATTGACAAGCAGATCCTCATCGGTACCCCTGGTACCCTTGTGGACATGTTGATGAGGGGCTCAAGGATTTTGGACCCTAGGATGGTCAGGGTGTTGGTTCTTGACGAGGCTGACGAGTTGATCGCGCAGCAAGGTTTGGGTGAACAGACTTTCAGGATCAAGCA GCTCCTTTCCCCCAACGTCCAAAATGTTCTTTTCTCTGCTACTTTCAATGATGACGTACAAGAGTTCGCCGACCGATTCGCCCCCGAAGCCAACAAGATTTTCttgaggaaagaagatatTACTGTTGATGCGATCAGGCAGCTTTACCTTGAATGCGACAGCGAAGACCAGAAGTACGAAGCCTTGTCTGCCCTGTACGACTGCTTAGTCATTGGACAAAGTATCGTCTTCTGCAAG CGAAAAGTCACCGCCGACCACATTGCTGAACGTCTTATTTCCGAAGGTCATGCCGTTGCCTCTCTCCACGGTGACAAGCTCTCCCAAGAACGTGATGCTATCCTTGACGGCTTCAGGAATGGTGAGACCAAGGttctcatcaccaccaacGTCATTGCTCGAGGTATCGATATCCCTGCTGTGAACATGGTTGTTAACTACGACGTGCCCGACTTGGGACctggcggtggtggtcCGGACATCGAGACCTACATCCATCGTATCG GTCGAACTGGTCGATTCGGCCGAAAGGGTTGTTctgtcatcttcacccACGACTACCGATCCAAGTCCGACGTTGAGCGGATCATGAACACTCTCGGAAAGCCTATGAAGAGGATTGATGCTAGGAGTACGACAGATATCGAGcagttggagaaggctTTGAAGTTGGCTATGAAGGGACCGGCGTAA
- a CDS encoding ribosome biogenesis protein MAK21, translating to MPKRGSKSTKLHKGLVNKQPASPEKQIKERKNISDALRQAVIDLGGDEEDLDLIDGVDDDDEAPTQKKTEKSTDEKSLKKELGDFMKGLDFGSVEVAAVESSEEVDEESDDEDEGAGESGEEEETSEEDEEEVEEGDDNEEESEEEVILKAGVPAKENAAPKSTKENSKSDSTVSKDADSSSGTNVPASTSWPSLVPPLPPVTSLPKLHSHDLNNLRQKASNLLANLPPLSRASSSSDQAFISQILQSGTHQDKLSALVLIVRESPLHAIKELDKLRGMAGWKEDGIGGGGNKDQRVAVMKALADWWVGGGGKEQGKLKYFADQPLLAHPQLTDRHLLMYAFEDYLKKWFFNMLQVLEVLSHDTLPFVRTQALHIIFRLLAGNAEQEQNLLRLGVNKLGDIDRPVASKASHHILTLLQAHPAMKAVVAREVSALVLRPSGAVGSAAPSTHIKFDDDKGKKAAPAAKAEAVGHGRYYGLITLNQMTLTRKDQDVAGRLVDLYFEVFREILGDPHGLQEDEEQAEDNEEVGEDKVQKVAGKVEKWRGRRKGAKPKGDRKTALEEEELVETTKAKLVAAILTGINRALPFAKLDETMFSSYMDTLFKITHVGTFNTSIQALLLIFKVSTTESDSRQAISDRFYRALYDSLFDNRLVTSSKQAMYLNLLFRAMKADDSIQRTMAFVKRLLQMLGMHQPPFICGALYLLGELFSTTPGLKRMLIEPEDDGEEHFVDADADEQEKGASAEKPARAVIGKDYDGKKRDPRYANAENSCLWELTPFLNHFHPSVSLQANQLLNSQTLTGSPDISLNTLISFLDRFVYRNPKKTIQPKGASIMQPAAASDKSGMVVKGEGEAGVMVNSEAFWRKKIEDVPVEMMFFHQYFAEKLKRKEKRGKDKEKSTRGSDLEESESEGDEDEDEEMEDSGEDKSGIENEDEDVDPDAAEDDEDSDPEEAEIWKAMKATMPRANDDMGLSEDEDDDISISGSSDDQEESDEDEEKEDEAEGLSGGDEEEDEEEDEEEDEESDQEPAPAATKGKKRAARSPSPTSSASSFPNFDDEDEDVISLSDVDMPNIVLDGKASDVEDEAEIGEKRKKKGEERKERRKKRRELPTFGSYEDYKALIEQAESEED from the exons ATGCCAAAGAGGGGCAGCAAATCTACAAAGCTCCATAAGGGCCTTGTCAACAAGCAACCTGCGTCTCCAGAAAAGCAGataaaggagagaaagaataTCAGCGATGCCTTAAGACAAGCGGTCATTGATcttggaggagatgaggaggatttGGACTTGATTGACGGCGTagatgacgacgatgaggcTCCTACCCAAAAAAAGACTGAAAAGTCTACCGATGAG AAGTCGTTGAAAAAGGAGTTAGGTGACTTTATGAAGGGTTTGGACTTCGGCAGTGTAGAGGTCGCCGCGGTGGAGTCTAGCGAAGAGGTCGACGAAGAaagtgatgacgaggatgaaggcgCCGGAGAGTctggcgaggaggaggaaacaagcgaagaagacgaagaggaagttgaggagGGCGACGATAACGAGGAAGAgtcagaagaggaagttaTCCTTAAGGCAGGAGTGCCGGCAAAGGAAAACGCTGCTCCAAAGTCTACCAAGGAAAATTCCAAATCTGATTCCACTGTTTCCAAGGACGCTGACAGTTCCAGTGGCACG AACGTGCCTGCCTCTACCTCATGGCCCTCCCTCGtcccccctcttcctccggtCACTTCTCTCCCCAAGCTTCACTCACACGATCTTAATAATCTTCGTCAAAAGGCTTCCAACCTTCTTGccaaccttcctcctctttctcgggcatcctcctcctccgatCAGGCGTTCATCTCCCAAATTCTTCAGTCCGGTACCCACCAAGATAAGCTTTCCGCTCTCGTTTTGATTGTCCGAGAAAGTCCACTCCATGCAATCAAGGAACTTGATAAGCTTAGGGGGATGGCgggttggaaggaagatggtaTTGGAGGCGGCGGTAACAAGGACCAACGTGTGGCTGTGATGAAGGCCTTGGCCGACTGGTGggttggtggtggtggtaaaGAACAGGGCAAGCTCAA GTACTTTGCCGATCAGCCTCTTCTGGCCCATCCTCAGTTGACTGACCGACACCTTCTCATGTACGCTTTCGAGGATTACCTCAAGAAATGGTTCTTCAACATGTTGCAAGTGTTGGAAGTCCTCTCCCATGACACTCTTCCTTTCGTCCGAACTCAGGCTTTGCATATCATCTTCAGATTATTGGCTGGTAACGCTGAGCAGGAGCAAAACTTGTTGCGTTTGGGTGTCAACAAGCTC GGTGACATTGACCGTCCTGTGGCTTCCAAGGCCTCTCACCACATTCttactcttctccaagccCATCCTGCCATGAAAGCCGTTGTTGCCCGAGAAGTATCCGCCCTCGTTCTTAGACCTTCTGGCGCCGTCGGCTCCGCTGCCCCTTCTACCCACATCAAGTTCGACGACGATAAAGGCAAGAAAGCCGCTCCCGCAGCTAAGGCCGAGGCTGTTGGCCACGGCCGATACTATGGATTAATTACCCTCAACCAAATGACTTTGACCAGGAAGGACCAGGATGTCGCTGGAAGACTTGTCGATCTTTACTTCGAGGTTTTCCGTGAAATACTTGGTGACCCACATGGGCTccaagaagacgaggaacAAGCCGAAGACAACGAGGAAGTGGGTGAGGATAAGGTACAGAAGGTGGCTGGCAAGGTTGAAAAATGGCGTGGACGACGTAAAGGCGCTAAGCCCAAAGGAGACCGCAAGACAGCTttagaagaggaggaactTGTTGAAACCACCAAGGCTAAGCTTGTCGCTGCTATCCTCACCGGTATCAACCGTGCTCTTCCTTTCGCCAAACTTGATGAGACTATGTTTAGCTCTTACATGGACACTTTGTTCAAGATCACACACGTTGGAACCTTCAATACCTCCATTCAAGCACTTCtgctcatcttcaaggtTTCGACAACCGAAAGTGATTCTCGTCAAGCCATCTCCGACCGATTTTACCGAGCTTTGTATGATTCCCTATTTGATAATAGGCTGGTGACCTCGTCAAAGCAGGCCATGTACTTGAATTTACTTTTCCGGGCCATGAAGGCAGATGACAGTATCCAGAGGACTATGGCATTTGTGAAGAGGTTACTTCAAATGTTAGGAATGCACCAACCCCCATTCATCTGCGGCGCTTTGTATCTTTTGGGCGAG TTGTTCAGCACTACTCCTGGACTCAAAAGGATGCTCATTGAGCCCGAGGAcgatggagaagaacacTTTGTGGACGCCGATGCTGATGAGCAGGAAAAGGGCGCGTCAGCTGAAAAGCCTGCTAGAGCGGTGATTGGCAAGGACTACGATGGCAAGAAGCGTGACCCCAGATATGCCAATGCCGAGAACAGTTGTCTTTGGGAACTT ACGCCCTTCTTAAACCACTTCCATCCCTCTGTCTCCCTCCAGGCCAACCAACTTCTTAACTCCCAGACTCTTACAGGATCTCCTGACATCTCTCTCAATAccctcatttccttccttgatCGCTTTGTTTATCGTAACCCCAAGAAGACTATTCAGCCCAAGGGTGCCTCCATCATGCAGCCAGCTGCCGCTTCCGATAAGTCTGGGATGGTTGTTAAAGGCGAAGGCGAAGCCGGTGTGATGGTTAACAGTGAGGCGTTctggcggaagaagattgaggatgTACCTGTCGAAATGATGTTCTTCCATCAGTACTTTGCTGagaagttgaagaggaaggagaaaaggggTAAAGACAAAGAAAAGAGTACCAGGGGGTCTGACCTTGAGGAAAGCGAGAGCGAAGGtgatgaggacgaagacgaggaaatggaggacAGTGGTGAAGATAAGAGTGGAAttgagaatgaagatgaggatgtcgaTCCCGATGCCgctgaggatgatgaggactcCGATCCCGAAGAAGCCGAGATTTGGAAG GCTATGAAAGCAACCATGCCCCGTGCGAACGATGACATGGGTCTtagtgaggatgaagatgacgacaTTAGTATTAGCGGCTCCAGTGACgatcaagaagagagtgatgaggatgaagaaaaggaagacgaggcgGAAGGGCTCAGCGGCggagacgaggaggaggacgaggaggaggacgaggaggaggacgaggaatCCGACCAAGAAcctgctcctgctgctACTAAGGGTAAGAAGCGTGCTGCTCGTTCCCCATCGCCAACTTCCTCAgcatcctcctttcctAACTtcgacgatgaagatgaagatgtcatctctctttctgATGTTGATATGCCCAATATCGTTCTTGATGGCAAAGCCTCAGATGTCGAAGATGAAGCCGAaattggagagaagagaaagaaaaagggcgaagaaaggaaagagaggaggaagaagagacgagaGCTGCCTACCTTTGGTAGCTACGAGGATTACAAGGCTCTCATTGAGCAAGCAGAGAGCGAAGAGGATTAG
- a CDS encoding CD2 antigen cytoplasmic tail-binding protein 2 has protein sequence MSKRAAPSSMPDQKRTRFAPSHTAHSISPSGTPASFEEDDAYLNDDFESNAAATRQKARRGLRDAGGYASDSSGDEEGVVPSRRPGAKGGDEDDVDMFADDVDEDKEKVKGKGKEKEFMSLEDIEGQEFDKPSQVKDDSDSETEEVKAGLDGDMGIDITPFNMKNELAEGRFTAGGETYVANDEDPNDKYDVWLSDVDKEEIKKARRAHREQQRLEEERQAKETGGGEEKEKKEQELLQAALGLMERGETVLEALQRLGKQVEDERKKREAGSKKKSWAERQKERKALMATQEEQTDSIHTSNPFTNLSNIVSGLTTIGHLDVYSLSRESIQRMLPAPTDGAHNPPRAAPPPQPVVDNRQFQYRFSMTYVKNLPEGQRPVEREVFGPFSLLQLRGWRSTGFFGPSCENVELRLVPNGGEPGPWGPWTEVVGE, from the exons ATGTCCAAGCGTGCCGCCCCGTCTTCTATGCCGGACCAAAAACGAACCCGGTTCGCTCCTAGTCATACAGCTCACTCCATCTCCCCCAGCGGCACCCCGGCTTCTTtcgaggaagatgacgcGTATCTCAATGATGATTTCGAGTCGAACGCCGCCGCTACCCGTCAAAAGGCCCGAAGGGGATTAAGAGATGCTGGTGGTTACGCTTCTGACTCaagtggagatgaagagggtgtTGTGCCATCCCGACGGCCGGGGGCCAAAGGcggcgatgaagatgatgtagaCATGTTCGCCGACGATGTCGatgaggacaaggagaaggtcaaggggaagggcaaggagaaggagtttATGAGCCTGGAAGACATTGAGGGGCAAGAATTTGACAAGCCTTCACAAGTAAAGGATGATAGCGATTCGGAGACTGAAGAGGTGAAGGCTGGGCTAGATGGAGATATGGGTATCGATATCACACCATTCAACATGAAGAACGAGCTGGCTGAAGGAAGATTCACTGCCGGTGGAGAGACATATGTCGCCAATGACGAAGACCCGAACGACAAGTACGATGTTTGGTTAAGCGATGTTGATAAGGAAGAAATCAAGAAAGCGCGAAGAGCTCATCGGGAGCAGCAAAGgcttgaggaggaaaggcAAGCGAAAGAaactggaggaggagaggagaaggagaaaaaggagcaGGAGTTACTGCAAGCTGCGCTAGGGCTTAtggagagaggagaaacCGTGCTTGAGGCACTTCAGCGTCTGGGCAAGcaagtggaagatgagcgaaagaagagggaggctggctcaaagaagaaaagctgGGCTGAAAGgcaaaaggaaaggaaagctTTAATGGCAACCCAAGAGGAACAAAC CGACTCTATTCACACCTCTAATCCTTTCACAAACCTTTCCAACATTGTATCAGGCCTTACTACCATTGGCCATCTTGATGTATACTCTCTATCACGGGAATCGATCCAAAGAATGTTACCCGCCCCCACGGACGGAGCTCATAACCCACCTCGAGCAGCTCCTCCGCCTCAACCGGTGGTGGATAACAGACAGTTTCAGTACAGGTTCTCCATGACCTATGTTAAAAACTTGCCGGAAGGTCAACGCCCCGTTGAGCGTGAAGTGTTTG GGCCATTCTCATTACTACAGTTGCGGGGGTGGCGTTCTACAGGTTTCTTTGGGCCTTCATGTGAGAACGTCGAGTTGAGATTGGTGCCGAACGGCGGTGAGCCTGGGCCATGGGGTCCTTGGACAGAGGTCGTTGGGGAGTGA
- a CDS encoding tRNA (guanine37-N1)-methyltransferase — translation MLKLPCLVIRPTIISRAQIRLPTIARLSLRQFQNQSRSVRFVTMASLESRTLALSPSTTICPPSRIGTTELDRSAFDLDVQILSAVVEPGMIGKLRSHPSLKDLVLDLPKTKPIVECPAELVPVATRDIKGLKLLRLHLSREDELPEEAKKVLKGAKALVKEIVRLGYDNWNASEILGACLPTTKSEDIPSSFTTTGHIGHMNLREEWLPFRYLIGQVVLDKNPGLRTIVNKLDTIHAQFRYFDMEVIAGDNDYIATVNESGCSFTFNFSNVYWNSRLHHEHERLISLFPPGCVIADVMAGVGPFAIPAAKKGCYVLGNDLNPDSVKWMRENRLKNKVEPTLRVSEIDGFEFIRIVPLEVWTRPFDPAPAPKVSNRQRDREAKEARRKREQAKDAGQPVTETASMSNPSQEVAIKPHPAQPPKTISHFIMNLPDSAITFLSSYVGCYAPLISEKSFIVEYGGEEEAKRKVEMPMVHCYCFTKETETDKAEIDILQRASTNLSFNLTPQVEDYNLHHVRSVAPNKDMYCLSFRLPREVAFRHNG, via the exons ATGCTCAAATTGCCGTGCCTCGTGATCCGCCCAACAATTATTAGTAGAGCACAAATTCGGCTCCCTACCATTGCAAGATTATCGCTTCGACAATTTCAGAATCAGTCAAGGTCTGTTAGATTCGTCACTATGGCATCTTTGGAATCCAGAACGCTCGCACTATCCCCCTCCACAACCATTTGCCCACCGTCTCGCATTGGAACAACGGAGCTCGACCGTTCAGCGTTTGACTTGGACGTTCAGATACTCTCCGCGGTAGTCGAACCTGGGATGATCGGAAAACTGAGATCACATCCTTCTTTAAAGGA CTTGGTTTTGGATTTGCCCAAGACCAAACCAATTGTGGAGTGCCCTGCTGAGCTGGTCCCTGTTGCTACTCGAGACATCAAAGGTCTCAAATTGCTCAGATTGCATCTCTCTCGGGAAGACGAGCTGCCCGAAGAGGCGAAAAAAGTGTTGAAAGGAGCAAAGGCTCTGGTCAAGGAGATTGTTAGGTTAGGATACGATAACTGGAACGCGT CGGAGATCCTTGGGGCCTGCCTTCCTACCACAAAAAGCGAAGatattccttcttcattcacAACGACAGGTCATATAGGTCATATGAATTTGCGTGAGGAGTGGCTGCCTTTTCGATACCTAATCGGTCAAGTGGTTCTTGAT AAAAATCCAGGTTTGAGAACTATCGTTAACAAGCTGGATACGATTCATGCCCAATTCCGATACTTTGACATGGAAGTGATCGCGGGCGACAATGATTATATCGCGACTGTC AACGAGTCTGGATGTTCTTTTACCTTCAATTTTTCCAACGTATACTGGaactctcgtcttcatcacgAGCATGAACGTCTTATTAGCCTATTTCCCCCTGGCTGTGTCATTGCAGATGTCATGGCTGGAGTTGGACCTTTCGCTATCCCTGCTGCCAAGAAGGGATGTTACGTGCTCGGAAATGACCTCAATCCTGACAGTGTCAAGTGGATGAGGGAAAATAGGCTCAAAAATAAG GTTGAACCCACATTGCGAGTATCAGAAATAGATGGATTTGAGTTCATTCGCATAGTGCCACTTGAAGTTTGGACCCGTCCATTTGACCCTGCCCCTGCCCCCAAGGTGTCTAACCGTCAACGAGATCGTGAAGCAAAAGAAGCACGACGGAAAAGGGAGCAGGCAAAAGATGCTGGCCAGCCAGTCACAGAGACTGCCTCTATGTCAAATCCTTCTCAGGAAGTCGCTATCAAGCCCCACCCCGCTCAGCCTCCTAAAACGATTTCCCACTTCATTATGAATCTGCCTGATTCAGCGAtcaccttcctttcctcatACGTAGGCTGCTACGCTCCTCTTATCTCCGAGAAGTCGTTCATCGTTGAATATgggggtgaagaagaagcaaagcGGAAGGTCGAGATGCCCATGGTGCATTGTTATTGTTTCACTAAGGAAACTGAAACTGACAAGGCAGAGATAGACATTTTGCAG CGAGCATCTACAAACTTATCTTTCAACCTCACACCTCAAGTCGAGGATTACAACCTTCATCACGTCCGCTCCGTCGCCCCCAACAAAGACATGTACTGTCTGTCATTTAGATTACCCCGGGAAGTGGCTTTCAGGCATAACGGATAG
- a CDS encoding dolichyl-diphosphooligosaccharide-protein glycosyltransferase, which yields MAPKPAKAASKAAKSPTPAGTPTRQPSVDTLSKQAVIDTPPTPESPVQVSAPVPSKKFAYPIPSHLSPSTINNTESLLRFVILALICGAAIGSRLFAVIRFESVIHEFDPWFNYRASKVLVNEGFYEFWNWFDPSAWYPLGRTVGTTLYPGLMVTSGLIWHALRAINMPVDIRNVCVLLAPGFSGLTAWATYLFTTEMSTPSAGLLAAAFIGIVPGYISRSVAGSYDNEAIAIFLLMSSFYSWIKAVKTGSSFWGMITALFYGWMVAAWGGYVFITNMIPLHAFVLIVMGRFNNRLYTAYSSWYAIGTIASMQVPFVEFLPIRTSEHMAALGVFGLLQLIGFVEVVRRLVPGKQFQLLLKAFVVAVFCLSFAALVALTFSGWIAPFAGRFYSLWDTGYAKVHMPIIASVSEHQPTAWPSFYFDLEMLIFFFPAGVFWCFKELRDEQIFIIIYAVLSAYFAGVMVRLMLVITPVVCVSAAIAFSKLLEAYIDPVIPESDEEASESQTQAVSKSKAKKMAAANANKSGFSFTGILSGKSVSGIFGLDTRFAVVSILSVFLFIFVLHCTYVTSTAYSSPSVVLASRNPDGSQNIIDDFREAYYWIRQNTAEDSVIMSWWDYGYQIAGMADRPTLVDNNTWNNTHIATVGKAMASNEDVAYPILRKHDVDYVLVIFGGLLGYSGDDINKFLWMVRISQGEWPDEVQEINYFTQRGEYAVDDRATPTMKNSLMYKMSYYRFPELYGGHPAQDRVRGQIIPPNSVTLDTLDEAFTSENWIVRIYKVKKEDPIGRDHKAVTAWNGGKKLKKSPSASEGVKRGSGRPSM from the exons ATGGCACCCAAGCCAGCCAAGGCTGCCTCTAAAGCTGCGAAGTCGCCGACTCCTGCAGGCACTCCTACCCGTCAACCTTCTGTCGATACACTCTCAAAGCAGGCAGTGATTGACACGCCTCCGACGCCGGAATCTCCTGTCCAGGTCAGCGCTCCAGTTCCTTCCAAGAAATTTGCATATCCCATCCCATCACACCTCTCTCCGTCGACCATCAACAACACGGAAAGCTTGTTGAGGTTTGTCATTCTGGCGTTAATATGCGGTGCTGCAATTGGAAGTCGATTGTTTGCAGTGATCAGATTCGAATCTGTCATCCACGAATT TGATCCCTGGTTCAATTA CCGAGCCTCGAAAGTTCTCGTTAACGAAGGTTTCTACGAGTTCTGGAACTGGTTTGATCCCTCAGCTTGGTACCCTCTCGGCAGGACTGTCGGCACAACCCTTTATCCTGGATTGATGGTCACCTCTGGACTGATTTGGCATGCTCTTCGGGCAATTAACATGCCCGTGGACATTCGCAATGTCTGTGTCCTTCTTGCACCTGGATTCTCTGGATTGACTGCCTGGGCGACTTATCT GTTTACCACTGAAATGTCTACACCATCAGCTGGCCTGTTGGCGGCCGCTTTCATTGGCATTGTACCCGGATACATCTCTCGATCTGTCGCCGGTTCTTATGACAATGAAGCCATtgccatcttcctcttgatGAGCTCCTTCTACTCTTGGATTAAGGCCGTCAAAACCGGTAGTTCATTCTGGGGTATGATCACTGCCTTATTTTACGGGTGGATGGTCGCTGCATGGGGTGGTTACGTTTTCATCACCAACA TGATTCCACTGCACGCCTTTGTTCTCATTGTCATGGGCAGGTTTAACAACCGGCTTTACACCGCTTACTCTTCCTGGTATGCCATTGGAACTATCGCGTCCATGCAGGTTCCCTTTGTGGAGTTCCTCCCCATCCGAACTTCTGAGCACATGGCGGCCTTGGGTGTTTTCGGTCTTTTACAGTTGATCGGATTTGTCGAAGTCGTCCGACGGCTTGTGCCCGGCAAGCAATTCCAGCTCCTTCTCAAAGCATTTGTCGTGGCGGTATTCTGCCTCAGTTTTGCTGCCCTCGTTGCTTTGACTTTCTCCGGATGGATCGCCCCCTTCGCCGGACGATTCTATTCTCTTTGGGATACTGGCTACGCAAAGGTCCACA TGCCCATTATCGCCTCCGTCTCAGAACACCAGCCCACCGCTTGGCCCTCATTCTACTTTGACCTCGAAATgcttatcttcttcttccctgcCGGTGTTTTCTGGTGTTTCAAGGAGCTTCGCGATGAGCagatcttcatcatcatttacGCCGTCCTTAGTGCCTATTTTGCCGGTGTCATGGTTCGACTCATGCTTGTCATCACGCCCGTCGTCTGCGTTTCCGCCGCCATTGCGTTCTCCAAGCTTCTCGAGGCGTATATTGACCCCGTCATCCCCGAAAGCGACGAGGAAGCTAGCGAGTCTCAGACGCAGGCTGTCTCTAAGTccaaggcgaagaagatggctgCCGCCAACGCCAATAAAAGCGGGTTCTCATTTACTGGTATTTTGAGCGGCAAGTCTGTCTCCGGCATCTTTGGGCTTGACACTCGATTTGCTGTCGTTTCCATTCTCTCTGtgttcctcttcatctttgttCTTCATTGCACATATGTGACTTCAACAGCGTATTCCTCACCCTCAGTCGTACTTGCATCGCGAAACCCGGATGGTAGCCAAAATATCATTGACGATTTCCGAGAGGCATACTACTGGATTCGCCAAAACACCGCCGAAGACAGTGTCATCATGTCCTGGTGGGATTATGGCTACCAGATCGCTGGTATGGCTGATCGCCCTACTCTTGTTGATAACAATACCTGGAATAACACCCACATTGCCACCGTCGGTAAGGCCATGGCTTCCAACGAAGATGTCGCGTATCCTATCTTGAGGAAGCATGATGTCGATTACGTCCTTGTGATCTTCGGAGGCTTATTGGGCTACTCTGGTGACGACATCAACAAGTTTTTGTGGATGGTTAGGATCTCACAAGGTGAATGGCCTGACGAGGTGCAAGAAATCAACTACTTTACTCAAAGAGGAGAGTATGCTGTCGATGACAGGGC TACCCCTACTATGAAGAACTCCCTCATGTACAAAATGTCTTACTATCG CTTCCCCGAGCTTTATGGTGGACACCCCGCTCAAGACAGGGTTCGGGGCCAAATCATCCCTCCTAACAGTGTTACTCTTGATACTCTTG ACGAAGCGTTCACATCCGAAAATTGGATCGTCAGGATCTACAaggtcaagaaggaagatccCATTGGACGAGACCACAAGGCCGTCACTGCCTGGAACGGGGGcaagaagttgaagaagagtccTAGTGCCAGTGAGGGCGTGAAGCGGGGCAGCGGGAGACCCAGCATGTGA